In the Deltaproteobacteria bacterium genome, one interval contains:
- a CDS encoding vitamin B12-dependent ribonucleotide reductase: protein MATKTAIRQTSVRNRKQTLDVAQKGLSVRRLFTRAGVDAYENINFVQRQSTIIDPDGSVVFQMDAAEVPETWSQLATDILVHKYFRKRGVPVTGGENSAKQVCHRIAHAIRQAGEAFGGYFKDEAEAESFEQELKHILISQKGAFNSPVWFNCGLWHEYGIAGSGGNFAWNPETRQIEMMANSYQAPQCSACFIQSVDDDLMSIFDLIKSEARLFKYGSGTGTNFSKVRGRQERLSGGGTSSGLMSFLEVLDKGAGATKSGGTTRRAAKMVCLDMDHPEILDFINWKVREEDKAKALIAAGYPSDFNSEAYKTVSGQNSNNSLRVNDEFMQKALSGGQWNTTFRTTGEVCESYDASHLLEQTCTAAWRCADPGLQYDSTINKWHTSKNSGRINASNPCVTGDTVVATTEGLKPIIELVGKSADILSFDGRIVHTSEVFATGFKPVFELKTQSGYTLKLTEDHKVWTVNRGDVPAIELKDTDQFVLVPGHFGTTHLEQKMAEWIGLCVGDGCKAKDAQGLITVTMASEENEILQEYVDYLNTLKADRKIAGVRYTETGVRTATSAQVIKEVVDNYAVLDEGSAKKRFAIEAFQLDKSSVAAILRGLFTTDGTVANYGEKSQYVALDSTSLVLLQQVQKMLLSFGIKSKIYENRRAGKLNALLPDGKGNAKIYPVQEIHSLRISRSSRILFEQFIGFHPRSQKSKALQELNQKVGVYQDHLIDTFKSLTPLGIQKVYDLREPLTHHFVANGLLVHNCSEYMFLDDTACNLASVNLSKFLDEAGNWDVEGYRHTARMLFIAQEILVDFSSYPTSKIALNSHDYRPLGLGYANLGSCLMRLGIPYDSEAGRAIAAALTAILCGHAYKTSSEMAANKGPFPGYEKNQEPMVEVMNLHRDHAYKIDERHCPKDLLKAAHEDWDAAVELGEKFGYRNAQATVLAPTGTIGLLMDCDTTGIEPDFSLVKFKKLAGGGYFKIVNQSIPAALKKLGYSAREIADIVTYIRGTSSLRNAPFINFETLKQKGFTEAELDKIESKLEGVFNLSQAFSVFNIGEETLARLGFQKSKTSDANFNLLKSLSFTDEQIEAAEVVICGTMTIEGAPHLNPEHLPIFDCANKCGKKGKRFLLPMSHVKMMAATQPFISGAISKTVNLPHEATVEDIRQIYVEGWKLGLKAIALYRDGCKASQPLSSGTEQKEKTEPAPEVIAPKPLERKRLPLKRRGFTQEARVGGHKVYLRTGEYEDGALGEIFIDMHKEGAAYRSMMNCFAIAVSLGLQYGVPLKEFVDVFTFTRFEPQGSVDHPNIKFATSIIDYIFRVIGLEYMGRTDFVQVKPESVTPTSIEPVQSLPPAAATESSPKLELIQGQKEEDPQLAANSLGKSLNSQLSTMMGDAPFCDSCGHITVRNGACYKCLNCGNSMGCS from the coding sequence ATGGCAACCAAAACAGCTATCCGTCAAACTTCGGTTCGTAACCGTAAACAAACTTTAGACGTAGCCCAAAAGGGCCTTAGCGTTAGGCGTTTATTTACTCGAGCGGGGGTTGATGCTTACGAAAATATCAACTTTGTTCAACGTCAGTCCACTATTATTGACCCTGACGGATCCGTAGTTTTTCAAATGGATGCCGCTGAAGTTCCAGAAACTTGGAGTCAATTGGCCACCGATATCTTGGTCCATAAATATTTTCGTAAACGCGGTGTTCCTGTAACCGGTGGCGAAAATTCGGCTAAACAAGTTTGCCATCGTATTGCCCATGCCATTCGCCAAGCCGGTGAAGCCTTTGGGGGATATTTCAAAGACGAGGCCGAAGCAGAAAGTTTTGAACAAGAACTTAAACACATTCTCATTTCCCAGAAAGGCGCCTTCAACTCTCCGGTTTGGTTCAACTGTGGGTTGTGGCACGAATATGGCATTGCGGGGAGTGGGGGTAATTTTGCTTGGAATCCAGAGACACGACAAATTGAAATGATGGCTAATTCTTACCAAGCTCCCCAATGTTCGGCTTGTTTTATTCAATCGGTTGATGATGACCTGATGAGTATTTTTGATCTCATCAAAAGTGAAGCTCGATTATTTAAATACGGCTCGGGCACGGGCACGAATTTTTCAAAAGTTCGTGGCAGACAAGAACGGTTATCAGGTGGCGGCACTTCGTCGGGTCTCATGAGTTTTCTTGAAGTCTTAGATAAGGGTGCTGGTGCTACCAAAAGTGGTGGCACTACCCGGCGCGCTGCCAAAATGGTCTGCCTCGATATGGACCACCCTGAAATATTAGATTTTATTAACTGGAAGGTTCGCGAAGAAGACAAGGCCAAGGCCCTCATTGCAGCCGGCTATCCCAGTGATTTTAATAGCGAGGCCTACAAAACTGTTTCTGGGCAAAATTCTAACAATTCATTGCGCGTAAACGATGAATTTATGCAAAAGGCTTTGAGTGGGGGGCAATGGAACACAACTTTTCGCACCACAGGTGAAGTTTGCGAAAGCTATGATGCCAGCCACTTGTTAGAACAAACTTGCACGGCCGCCTGGCGCTGCGCTGACCCTGGCTTACAATACGACTCCACCATTAATAAATGGCACACCAGCAAAAATTCGGGCCGCATTAACGCAAGCAATCCGTGTGTGACTGGAGACACCGTTGTTGCCACAACTGAAGGGCTCAAGCCTATTATAGAACTTGTTGGGAAATCGGCAGATATTTTAAGTTTTGATGGGCGGATCGTCCATACTTCAGAAGTTTTCGCCACAGGGTTCAAACCTGTTTTTGAACTTAAAACTCAAAGTGGTTATACACTCAAGTTGACTGAAGATCATAAAGTTTGGACTGTCAACCGTGGTGATGTCCCTGCCATAGAACTAAAAGATACCGACCAGTTTGTTTTAGTTCCAGGGCACTTTGGCACCACTCACTTAGAACAAAAAATGGCTGAATGGATTGGCCTTTGTGTTGGAGATGGCTGCAAGGCCAAAGATGCCCAAGGGCTTATCACAGTCACCATGGCAAGTGAAGAGAATGAAATTTTACAAGAATATGTCGATTATTTAAATACTCTCAAAGCAGATCGAAAAATTGCCGGTGTTCGATATACTGAGACAGGAGTTCGCACAGCCACTTCGGCACAAGTTATCAAAGAAGTGGTCGATAATTACGCAGTCCTTGATGAAGGTTCCGCTAAAAAAAGATTCGCCATCGAAGCATTTCAACTCGACAAATCAAGTGTTGCAGCCATTTTACGTGGTCTATTTACCACCGATGGCACGGTCGCAAACTATGGAGAAAAATCACAATACGTTGCCCTTGATTCGACGAGTCTTGTCCTACTTCAACAAGTTCAAAAAATGCTTCTTTCTTTTGGTATCAAGTCAAAGATTTACGAAAACCGCCGGGCAGGAAAACTCAACGCCCTTCTACCTGACGGAAAAGGCAACGCAAAAATCTATCCCGTACAAGAGATCCATTCATTAAGAATCAGTCGTAGCTCGCGGATTTTGTTTGAACAATTTATTGGGTTCCATCCCCGCTCACAAAAGTCAAAGGCATTGCAAGAACTCAATCAAAAGGTCGGTGTCTATCAAGACCATTTAATAGATACTTTTAAATCTCTCACTCCCCTCGGTATTCAAAAAGTTTATGATTTACGAGAGCCTCTAACTCACCATTTTGTTGCCAACGGTTTGCTAGTCCATAATTGTTCTGAATATATGTTTTTAGACGACACGGCCTGCAATTTGGCATCGGTTAACTTGAGCAAATTTTTAGATGAAGCAGGTAATTGGGATGTTGAAGGTTACCGCCATACAGCTCGCATGCTCTTCATCGCCCAAGAAATTTTGGTGGATTTTAGTTCTTACCCCACTTCTAAAATTGCCCTCAATAGCCATGACTATCGACCCTTAGGTTTGGGTTATGCCAACCTGGGTTCTTGTTTGATGCGATTAGGCATCCCCTACGATTCAGAAGCCGGCCGTGCCATTGCGGCTGCCCTCACGGCCATTCTTTGTGGACATGCTTACAAAACTAGTAGCGAGATGGCCGCTAATAAAGGCCCCTTCCCAGGCTACGAAAAAAATCAAGAACCCATGGTAGAGGTCATGAATTTGCACCGTGATCACGCTTACAAAATTGATGAGCGGCATTGCCCAAAAGATTTATTAAAAGCCGCTCATGAAGATTGGGACGCCGCGGTAGAATTGGGCGAAAAATTTGGCTATCGCAATGCCCAGGCCACGGTTTTGGCGCCCACTGGCACGATTGGTTTATTGATGGATTGTGACACCACAGGGATTGAACCCGATTTTTCTTTGGTGAAATTTAAAAAGCTGGCCGGCGGCGGTTATTTTAAGATTGTCAACCAATCGATTCCGGCGGCTTTAAAAAAGTTGGGTTATTCGGCGCGTGAAATTGCTGATATTGTCACTTATATTCGTGGCACATCTTCACTCCGCAATGCCCCGTTCATCAATTTTGAAACTTTAAAGCAAAAAGGCTTTACTGAAGCTGAGTTAGATAAAATCGAATCTAAACTCGAAGGGGTGTTTAACTTAAGCCAAGCGTTTTCAGTATTTAACATCGGAGAAGAAACTCTTGCCCGTTTAGGATTTCAAAAATCCAAAACCTCAGACGCCAACTTTAATTTACTCAAAAGTTTAAGTTTTACCGATGAACAAATCGAAGCAGCTGAAGTTGTTATTTGTGGCACCATGACCATTGAAGGGGCTCCTCACTTGAATCCTGAGCATTTGCCCATTTTTGATTGTGCCAATAAATGCGGCAAAAAAGGCAAACGCTTTCTCTTACCGATGAGTCATGTGAAAATGATGGCCGCAACGCAGCCCTTTATTTCGGGGGCCATTTCTAAAACGGTGAATCTTCCTCATGAAGCCACTGTTGAAGATATCCGCCAAATTTATGTAGAAGGTTGGAAGTTGGGCCTAAAGGCCATTGCCCTTTATCGCGATGGTTGTAAAGCCAGCCAGCCTTTATCTTCGGGTACAGAGCAAAAAGAAAAGACGGAGCCGGCGCCTGAAGTCATTGCACCCAAACCACTGGAACGAAAACGTCTTCCGCTCAAGCGCCGTGGTTTCACACAAGAGGCGCGGGTTGGCGGGCATAAGGTTTATTTACGCACCGGCGAATATGAAGATGGTGCCTTGGGTGAAATTTTTATCGACATGCACAAAGAAGGTGCTGCCTATCGCAGCATGATGAACTGCTTTGCCATTGCGGTTTCCTTAGGCTTGCAATACGGGGTCCCACTCAAAGAATTTGTAGATGTATTTACCTTTACCCGTTTTGAACCTCAAGGCTCGGTAGATCATCCTAATATTAAATTTGCCACCTCCATCATCGATTATATTTTCCGAGTGATCGGCTTGGAATATATGGGCCGAACCGACTTTGTGCAGGTGAAACCTGAATCGGTTACCCCCACCAGTATTGAGCCAGTTCAGTCGCTGCCGCCTGCAGCAGCAACTGAAAGTTCTCCAAAACTAGAATTAATCCAGGGCCAAAAAGAAGAAGACCCACAATTAGCCGCAAATAGTTTGGGCAAGAGTTTGAACAGTCAACTTTCTACCATGATGGGTGATGCCCCCTTCTGCGACAGTTGTGGTCACATCACGGTGCGCAATGGGGCCTGCTATAAATGCCTGAATTGCGGCAATTCGATGGGCTGTTCATAA
- a CDS encoding endonuclease domain-containing protein, translated as MTSFAKKLRSQSTDTENRLWYHLRAKRFSGLKFRRQEPIGDYIVDFVCYEKRLIIECDGGQHAEQTVEDQQRDQWFQKQGYKVLRFWNREVLTNTSEILERIYQACEGLKSPSP; from the coding sequence ATGACCTCTTTTGCAAAAAAGTTAAGGAGCCAATCAACTGATACTGAAAATCGTTTATGGTATCATCTGAGGGCGAAAAGATTCAGTGGCCTCAAATTTAGAAGACAGGAACCTATTGGAGATTATATTGTAGATTTTGTGTGTTATGAAAAACGCTTGATTATCGAGTGTGATGGCGGACAACATGCAGAACAGACAGTGGAAGATCAACAACGTGATCAGTGGTTTCAGAAGCAAGGATATAAGGTGCTGAGATTTTGGAATCGTGAAGTGCTAACTAATACCTCAGAAATATTAGAGAGAATTTACCAAGCTTGTGAGGGTCTAAAATCCCCCTCCCCTTAA